Below is a window of Streptomyces sp. WMMB303 DNA.
GAAGAGGTGCACGACCCCCTCCCGGGACCGGCTCCATCCCCCGCCCTGGCCCCGGAAGCCGGGTTCGCCGAGCAGTCCCGCCCATTTCCGCTGTGCCCGCGCGAATCCCGGGCGGTCGACCACCGTGCAGCGCATCCACTTGACCAGCACCGCGCTATCGTACGGCCATCCCGGTGACCCCTCGGACAGACCGAGTACACACACGTGCAGCGCACTGATGTGCGACGACGTTCCCACGTGCCTCGCCCCGCCGATCACCTCGGGGGTCGGAGCCCGGACGGGAAGTACGACGCCGCGGGCCGTCATGGGCGATGCGGCGCCGACTACCGTGCTCCACACCTTCCCGATGCGCGCACGCGACAACAGGTCGAGGCACCGGGCAGCGGCCCCGCAGGCCGGTACAGCAGAAGCCGGGACAGCGGAGAGGGAGCCGGCCCGGAGGCCGGCTCCCTCTCTCAGGTGCGGGTGGTCGATCTCAGCAGCGCGTCCTCGAGATCCTCAGGACGCGACCCCGCCCGCTGTCAGCTGCAGCCGCTGGTCGAGCCGCAGCCCTCGCACAGGTAGCAGCTACCGGCGCGGCGCATCTTGGTACCGCAGGAGAAGCACAGCGGGGCATCGGCGTTGAGGCCGAGCTGCATCTCCATCAGCTCGGTGGAGTTGTGCGCCTCGCGGGGAGCGGGGGCGGCGGCCTCCGGCTCCGTGGCCGTGCGCTGCTCGTCCTTGCCGTCCTTGGCCTCCTCGGCGGCCGCCGCCGTCTCGGCCTTGGGAGCCGACTGGGCCAGAGCGTCCGCGTCGAACTCGTCCTCGGTCGCCTCGTAGGAGCCCGTCTCCAGATGACGCTGGCGCTCGGCGGCCGAGTGGATACCCAGCGCAGAACGGGTCTCGAAGGGGAGGAAGTCCAGCGCCAGACGGCGGAAGATGTAGTCGACGATCGACTGGGCCATCCGCACATCGGTGTCGTCGGTCATACCGGCCGGTTCGAAGCGCATATTGGTGAACTTCGAGACGTAGGTCTCCAGCGGGACCCCGTACTGGAGGCCGACCGAGACGGCGATCGAGAAGGCGTCCATCATGCCCGCCAGGGTGGAGCCCTGCTTGGACATCTTGAGGAAGACCTCACCGAGACCGTCGTCCGGGTAGGAGTTGGCCGTCATGTACCCCTCCGCGCCACCCACCGTGAAAGAGGTGGTGATGCCGGGGCGGCCCTTGGGCAGCCGGCGGCGGACGGGCCGGTACTCGACGACCTTCTCCGGTTCGGGTGCCTCCGCCTTCTTCTCCTCCTTGGCCTTCGCCGACAGCGGCTGGCCGACCTTGCTGTTCTCGACGTAGACGGCGAGCGCCTTGGTACCGAGCTTCCACCCCTGGAGGTAGATCTCCTCGACGTCCTCGACGGTGCTGCTCGCGGGCATGTTGACCGTCTTGGAGATGGCACCGGACAGGAACGGCTGGGCGGCGGCCATCATGCGCACGTGCCCCATCGGGGAGATGGACCGCTCGCCCATGGCGCAGTCGAAGACCTCGTAGTGCTCCGGCTTGAGCCCGGGCGCGTCCACCACATTGCCGTGCTCGGCGATGTGCTCGACGATCGCCTCCACCTGCTCGGGCTGGTAGCCGAGGCGCTTGAGGGCCTTGGGGACCGTGTTGTTCACGATCTGCATCGAGCCGCCGCCGACGAGCTTCTTGAACTTGACCAGGGCCAGATCGGGCTCGACGCCGGTGGTGTCGCAGTCCATCATCAGGCCGATCGTGCCGGTGGGGGCCAGCACCGACGCCTGGGCGTTGCGGAAGCCGTTCTTCTTCCCCAGCCGCTGCACGTCCTGCCACGCCTCGGTGGCCGCCGCCCACACCGGGCTGTCCAGGTCGTCCGTGCGGGGAGCTGAGTCGTTGGCGTCACTGTGCTGCTTCATGACACGCCGGTGCGCCTCGGCGTTGCGGGCGTACCCCTCGTAGGGGCCGACCACCGCGGCGAGCTCTGCCGAGCGCTTGTACGAGGTGCCGGTCATCAGCGAGGTGATGGCACCGGCCAGCGCACGGCCGCCGTCGCTGTCGTAGGCATGTCCGGTGGCCATCAGCAGCGCACCCAGGTTGGCGTAGCCGATGCCCAGCTGGCGGAAGGCCCGGGTGGTCTCGCCGATCTTCTCGGTGGGGAAGTCGGCGAAGCAGATGGAGATGTCCATCGCTGTGATGACCAGTTCGGTCACCTTCGCGAAGCGCTCCGCGTCGAAGGACTGGTTGCCCTGGTCGTCGTCGCGCAGGAACTTCATGAGGTTGAGCGAGGCCAGGTTGCACGAGGAGTTGTCCAGGTGCATGTACTCGCTGCACGGGTTGGAAGCGGTGATCCGGCCCGTCTCCGGCGAAGTGTGCCAACGGTTGATCGTGTCGTCGTACTGGATGCCGGGGTCGGCGCAGACGTGGGCTGCCTCGGCCATCTTGTGGAAGAGCTTCTTCGCGTCCACCTCCTCGACGACCTCACCGGTCATCCGGGCACGCAGCGCGAAGTTGGAACCGGACTCGACGGCCTTCATGAATTCGTCGTTGACCCGGACCGAGTTGTTGGCGTTCTGGTACTGGACGGAGGCGATGTCGTCGCCGCCCAGGTCCATGTCGAAGCCCGCGTCGCGCAGGGCGCGGATCTTCTCCTCCTCCTTGACCTTGGTGTCGATGAACGCCTCGACATCCGGGTGGTCGACGTCCAGCACGACCATCTTGGCGGCGCGGCGGGTCGCGCCGCCCGACTTGATCGTCCCGGCGGAGGCGTCGGCTCCGCGCATGAAGGAGACGGGCCCCGAGGCGTTGCCACCGGAGGAGAGGAGCTCCTTGGAGGAGCGGATCCGGGAGAGGTTCAGGCCGGCTCCGGAGCCGCCCTTGAAGATCATGCCCTCTTCCTTGTACCAGTCGAGAATCGACTCCATGGAGTCGTCGACGGACAGAATGAAGCAGGCACTGACCTGCTGGGGCTGTTTGGTCCCGACGTTGAACCAGACCGGGGAGTTGAACGCGAAGATCTGGTGCAGCACGGCATAGGCGAGTTCGTGCTCGAAGATCTCCGCGTCCGCGGGGGAGTCGAAGTAGCCGTGCTCCTCACCGGCCGCCCGGTAGGTCTTCACCACGCGGTCGATGAGCTGCTTGAGGCTGCTCTCCCGCTGAGGGGTGCCCACCGCGCCGCGGAAGTACTTGCTCGTAACAATGTTGACCGCATTCACCGACCAGAAGTCGGGGAATTCGACGCCACGCTGCTCGAAGTTGATCGAGCCGTCGCGCCAGTTGGTCATGACGACGTCGCGGCGCTCCCAGTTCACCTCGTCGTACGGGTGCACTCCGGGGGTCGTGTGGACGCGCTCGATACGCAGTCCGCTCTTCGCCTTGCCGCCCTTTGCGCGGGAGCCGCGTGCCGGGCCGCTCGTCGTCTCTGTCATTCCGCCTCCCTGTGTGGGGCATAACGCCCCAACATGCCCCGGTTCTTCCCCGAGAACTGTGCCTGTCTGATGACCGGACACGGTGCGTGTCCAGGCCAAGTCTCTGTGTATGCCGAGGGTGCGCCCCGGCCCGTCGGCCGCGCTCCGCGGAGCGGCCCGCCGCTCAGTCGGCGGCGGCAGCAGCGGAGGCGCCCTCGCCCCCGCGCGCCTGTCCCGCTCGGGGCCCCGCCGCCGGGTCTCCCGCGCCGGCGGGCGGCGGCACCTCGGGCAGCACCCGCGCCTCTCCCCCGGCTGCACGCCCCTTGCCCGCCCGGGCCGACCCCCCGGGAGCCTCGCACTCACCGGCGGCTTCGTTCTCCTGAGCCCCGGGGACGAGCGACTGCACCTCGCGCAGTTCGGATATGGCCGCCTCGAAGTCCTCCAGGGACTCGAACGCCTTGTAGACCGAGGCGAAGCGCAGATAGGCGACGAGATCGAGATCCTGGAGCGGGCCGAGTATGGCGAGTCCCACGTCGTGTGTGGACAACTCCGCGCTCCCGGTGGCCCGGACGGCCTCCTCGACCCGCTGCCCGAGCTGGGCCAGCGCGTCCTCGGTCACGGGGCGCCCCTGGCACGCCTTGCGCACCCCCGCGATCACCTTGTCCCGGCTGAAGGGCTCGGTGACACCGCTCCGCTTGATCACCGTGAGTGACGCGTTTTCGACGGTGGTGAAGCGCCTGGAGCAGTGGGGGCACTGACGGCGACGCCTGATGGCGGCCCCGTCGTCGGCCGTACGGCTGTCGACCACACGGCTGTCGGGATGCCGGCAGAAGGGGCAATGCATCGTCTCCACCCTCCCAGGGCCCGCAGAACCCTCACCGTGCATAACTGATCACGTCGCGGCGCCCCCGTCACAGAGGCCCCTCGACTGGCCTCCAGCATAGGCGACATCCCTGCGGCATGAGCACCCGGGGACACAACTTCTGGTGGCGCGCGCTCATCAAACCACTAGATCTGGTGGCCGAGAGGCAAGACGGTCACGACGCGTGTCGTCGTCCGACACAGCCCACGACCCTACGCGAAGCGGGCCGCCGGAAGGCTCCTGGGGGACGCCTGCGAGACTGTGCCGGACAGCAGCGGCGCATCCCGTGCCGGGGCCACCGGAACATGAGGACCGGCGGCGGTGCGAGCAGCGGCGGCGACGGGCCCCGGAACCGCCGCGCCGCGAAGGCAGGAGTTCACCGAGCACAGCGATTACGGACAGCGACAGGCAGGGCCGGAAAACGGCTGGAAATCGCCACACCGAGACACAGCCGGCCACCCCCTGCCCGCGCTGCGGGACGGACCTGCCGGAGGGCCCCGGCCACGGCAGCGACGGGCGAGTGCATACCGTTGACGCAGCAGAAAGACGGGGGCATCGGAGATCTGCGGCCCTTCGAAACGCCCGCCGCTCCCGCCGAGCCGGATGGCGCGACCTATACACCCATCGAGCGGTAGAAGTCAGGTGAACTGCGGATTTTCACTCGAACGTGTGTTTGGCGCAACCTTTCGAAACCAACTACCGTTGTCCAGCTAGGGAGAACTTCTCGAGAGGGGCCGACGTGACCACAACCGCAGACAGCGCCACCATCACCTCCCAGAATCGCGCAGCTCAGGCAACAGCTCAGCCCATTGACGAAATTCAGTCGGTGAATGACGCCATGACCGCGGAGATTCCGGACGGCCAACAAGCGAAGCGTTCGCTTCCAGGACGACCTCCAGGCATCCGCGCGGACAGTTCGGGGCTGACCGATCGGCAGCGCCGGGTGATCGAGGTGATCCGGGATTCGGTGCAGCGGCGCGGCTACCCGCCGTCCATGCGCGAAATCGGTCAGGCCGTCGGACTCTCCAGCACCTCCTCGGTGGCCCACCAGTTGATGGCCCTGGAGCGGAAGGGCTTTCTCCGCCGCGACCCGCACCGCCCACGCGCCTACGAGGTACGTGGCTCCGACGCGCCGAGCAGCACGCAGGCGGCCACCGACACCGCCGGAAAGCCGTCCGCCTCCTACGTCCCGCTGGTGGGCCGTATCGCCGCGGGTGGTCCGATCCTCGCCGAGGAATCGGTCGAAGACGTCTTCCCGCTGCCACGCCAACTGGTCGGCGACGGCGAGCTCTTCGTCCTGAAGGTCATCGGCGACTCCATGGTCGAGGCCGCGATCTGCGACGGCGACTGGGTCACCGTCCGGCGCCAGCCCGTCGCGGAGAACGGCGACATCGTCGCCGCGATGCTGGACGGCGAGGCCACCGTGAAGCGCTTCAAGCGCGAGGACGGGCACGTGTGGCTGCTGCCGCACAACTCCTCGTACCAGCCGATCCCCGGCGACGACGCGACGATCCTCGGCAAGGTCGTCGCCGTCCTCCGCAGGGTGTGATCACCGCACCGGCGCACGACCGACAGGCAGCGAGGCAGCCACACGCTCGCTGACCGCGCCTGCTCGCCGCCGCCCGAAGGCTACGGGCCGCTGGTTCCCCCATTTCGGGACCGGCGGCCCGCCGTCGTGCCGAGAGTCGAAGAGAACCGCTGAGCAACAGCAGACCCCCGGGGGCCCTTCCTGCTCCCCTCCTCGCTCGTGCGGCGCAGAGACTCGGCTACGCCTTCTTGGCTGCCTCGTCGATGGCCGAAAGGGAGCGGCGGACCTGGTTGCGGTCCGTCGTGTACCAGAAGTCGGGCATCGAAGTCCGCAGAAAGCCGCCGTAGCGCGCCCGCTCCAGGCGCGGATCCAGCACCGCGACCACACCGCGGTCCCCGGTCGCGCGGACCAGTCGACCGGCGCCCTGGGCCATCAGCAGCGCCGCATGCGTTGCCGCCACCGCCATGAAGCCGTTGCCGCCCGACTCCTCCACGGCCTTCTGCCGGGCGCTCATCAGCGGATCGTCGGGGCGCGGGAACGGCACCCTGTCCATCACCACCAGTTGGCAGTTCGGCCCCGGGACGTCCACCCCCTGCCACAGGGACAGGGTGCCGAACAGGCAGGTCTCCGCATCGTCCGCGAAACGTCTGATGAGCTCCCCGAGCGTCTCCTCGCCCTGGAGCAGGATGGGGAGCCCCAGCCTGCCGCGCAGTTCCTCCGCGGCGGCCCGCGCACCCCGCATGGAGGAGAAGAGCCCCAGAGTGCGGCCGCCCGCCGCTTCCACCAGCTCGGCGAGCTCATCGAGCATGTCGCTGCGTTGGACGTCCCGACCGGGGGGATTCAGGTGTCCGGCGACGTAGAGGATGCCCTGCTTGCGGTAGTCGAACGGGGAACCGACGTCCAGCCCGCTCCACACGGGCACCTCGTCGTCCTCGGCCTTGCCTTCGGCATCGGTCCCCCTGATCCCCTCCGGCGCGAGGCCGAGTGAGGCGCCGACCCCGTTGAAGTTCCCGCCCAGTTTGAGCGTGGCGGAGGTCAGGATGACGGAGCGGTCGGTGAAGAGCTTCTCGCGCAGCAGCCCGGATACCGACAGCGGTGCCACCCGCAGCGAGGCTCCGTACCGCTCGTGCCGCTCGTACCAGAGGACATCGAACTCGGAGTGCTCCAGGATGCGTTCGGCGACATCGTGGATGTTCTCGACAGCCGCCTTGGCCTGCTTGCGGACCGCGTCCTCGTCCTGGACCGAGGAGTCCCGTGTGTTGCCCAGCGCGCTGAGACAGTTGCGGCCGGCGTCGCGCAGGGCCATCAGGGCGTACTCCAGGTCCTCCGGGACGGCTTCCAGCCGACCCGGCAGGGCGAGCTCCATCAGCCGTTCGAAGGACTCGGAGGCGGTCTGGAGCTGATCGGCCGCCTTCTCGTCCACCAGCTTGGCGACGCGGCGCACCGCGCGGTTGACGCTGCCGGGAGTCAGCTCGCCGGTGGCCACCCCTGTGACCCGGGAGACCAGCTCGTGCGCCTCGTCGACGATCAGCACCTCGTGGCCGGGGAGCACGGGAGCGCCCTCGATGGCGTCGATGGCCAGCAGCGCGTGGTTGGTGACGATCACATCGGCGAGCTTGGCCCGCTCCCGTGCAGCCTCCGCGAAGCATTCGGCACCGTACGCGCACTTGGACGCTCCGAGGCACTCGCGGGAGGAGACGGAGACCTGGCCCCAGGCGCGGTCGGAGACGCCGGGCTTGAGGTCGTCCCGGTCACCCGTCTCCGTCTCGTCCGACCAGTCACGCAGCCGCAGCAGGTCCTTACCGAGCTTGGAGGTGGGGGTCGCGCTCTCGAAGGGGTCGAAGAGGCCGTCCTCCTCTTCCTGCGGCACTCCCTCATGGAGTCGGTGCAGACACAGGTAGTTCGACCTCCCCTTGAGCATGGCGAACTCCGGGCGGCGTCGCAGCAGCGGATGGAGGGCCTCGACAGTACGCGGCAGGTCGCGCTCGACCAGTTGCCGCTGGAGCGCGAGCGTGGCGGTGGCCACCACGACCCGCTCTCCGTGGGCCAGCGCGGGGACCAGGTAGCCGAGGGATTTCCCGGTTCCGGTACCCGCCTGCACGAGGAGGTGGCGGCCGTCTTCGACAGCCTCGGCCACTGCCTCGGCCATAGCGGCCTGACCTGGGCGTTCCGTGCCTTTGACGGCGGTGACGGCGGCCTGGAGGAGTTCGGTGACGGCGGGCTTGCTCATAGACCCGACACCTTACGCGGCGCCACTGACACTCCGCTCGGCTGCTTTCTTGCGCGCACGGTTCCTTCCGGCCATGATCGGATCAGCTCGAACGGGAGCGCTCCGTGTCCGCATGGAGACGCTCGGTCCGATCCCCCAGGGAGTGCTCTCCTTCTCAGTGCAGCGGATTACGCACCGTCCCGTGTACGGCCGCGTGCGGGCGCTCGGCCCTGTCGCGGTAGCCGTCCGCGTGCAGTCGGTTGCGATTGAGGCAGAGGCGTTCGATGCGCGGCGTCAGCAGGTCGAACGTCTCGAACCGGGGCTTCAGCACCGGGAAACGGGCGTGATAGCGATCGATCTCGGCCCTTACGAGTGACCAGAAATCGCGCTCGCTCACCCCGAGCTGCACCTCGCACAGCGGAGCGAGATAGCGGAAGACCCCCACGAAGAGCGCCGAGTGGATGAACTGCGTCAGGAACGCGGGAGGTTCGCTCAGCAGCACCCCCCGCACGTCCCCCGGCATGGAATCGAGCTCGGGAACCGGCTCGGCACTGACGTTGACGTCGTCCACGAAATCTTTCATCGCCAGACGGGTCGGGACGTCGTGCTCGTCGAAGACCACGATGGCGTTCTCGCCGTGCGGCGAGAAGACGGTGCCGTAGCGGTACAGAAAGTGCAGCAGCGGCGGCAGCAGCGCCGCGAAAAGGTGCCTGAGCCAGATCCGGGGCTCCAGGCCCGAGCGCGCCACCAGTTCGGCGGTGAGGGAGTTGCCGTTCGCGTCGGTGTGGATCAGCGAGGCGAGCGTGCGGGCCCGCTCGTCGGAGTCGAGCAGCGGGGCGAGCGGCTCGCGCCAGATGCAGCCGAGCAGTTCACGGTACTGGTAGGGCACGTCGCCGAGCGGCTCGTACACCGGGTGCGGGACGCCCACCGAGGCCACCTCGCCCAGCAGGATCACCCGGCACTCCTCGGCGAGGAACGGATCCTGGTCCCGCAGTCCCTGCACCCAGCCGGTGACGGACGGCGCGGCGAGCGTGCGGTCGGTGGGCAGCCCGCGCCACACGAGCGTGTTGAGGATGGCGAGCGGCAGCTTGACGGTGTGCCGGTCGGGCCTGCTGACGTTGAGGAACGTGCGGATGGACTGCTGGGGCAGCCGCAGGTCTCCGTCGGTCGGCAGCGGAAGGATCTCCTGCGCCGCCACCTGCGCGGCGAACAGCGGCACGACGGTCTCGTCCCACTGCCAGGGGTGCACGGGCATGCAGAGGTAGTCCTGGGGCACCAGTCCGCGCGAGATCAGCCGCTCCCGGAAAGCGGCGCGCGTCTCCTCGCCCAGCTCGCGTGCGTACAGCTCCCCCGCGTCGGCGAGCCGCGGCGTGCCGCGGTACTGCGCCAGCCGCCGGTGCACGGCGAGCCAGGGCAGCGGCTGCGCCGTGCGGGCCTCGGGCGCCCAGTGCGTGGCGTCGCTTCCGGAGAAGCCGAGCCGTCCCTTGTTGGCCACCAGCCAGGGGTGTCCGGTCATGTGCCCCTCCAGTTCGGCGTAGCCCAGCGAGGCCAGGGCGGTGGCGGGCAGTTCGGAGGACAGCAGCCCGGCGTCTGCGGTGAGTGTGGCGGTCAGTTCGCGGAGGTAGTGGCCGGCCGTCTCACCGCTGAGCCCCAGCAGGGTGCCGGCCCGGGAGACAAAGCTCAGCGGATCCGGAGCCGGCTCCATCGAGGAGGCGTCGACGCTCCAGTGTCCGTAGGCGCCGCGGCGGGCCCGGAAGCGGACGGTGAGCTCCTCGTCCACGGGGAGGGCATAGCAGCCGGGCGCGCCACCGGGCGCGGACTGCGGCTGGAGGATCTCCTCGTAGGAGAACTCGGCGATCAGCTTGGCCAGCAGCCGCCGGGAGGCACGGGCCCAGTGCTCCGGCCCTCTCTCCAGGCCGGCGGGGACGGATAGCGGGGCTACGTCATGTGAGGAGGACGAGGAGGAGGTTCGGGACACGGAGGTTGCTCCTTGCGGGAGGCGTGGATTCAGAGGGCGGTGGCCGCACGGCACACGGCAGCGGCCACCGGGTCAGCGCGCGCGGCGCGGCTCGCGGTCCCGCACCATCAGGGCCGCGCGCTTGCCGGGGAGCTCGATCTCGGCACTGCGCCGGAACCCGGCGCCGAGGAACGCGGCGAGCGAGGGGGCGTTGCGCACGTCGGGCTCGGCCAGGACGCGCATGCACCGCGGGCGCTGCGCCAGGACGAGGTCGGCGACCGTGCGCAGCAGCAGCGTGCCCAGACCCCTTCCGCGGTGCGCCGTGCCGCCGAGGAGCAGATGCACCCCCGTGTCGTGCGGCCCCACCCGGCAGTACTGGGCGAGCGGGTCGAGGTCGGCGCGGTAGAGCTCCCAGTAGCTCATGGGCACGCCGTCGAGAACCCCGAGACAGGGAGCACTGCGCCCGTCGCCGTCCAGCTGGGGCCGCACATGCGCCTCGGTCACCCGCTCGGGTCCGGGGAGCTCCCAGAAGGCTGCCACCACCGGGTCGTTCATCCAACCGGTGAGCAGCGGCAGATCGCCGGGGAGCCCGACCGGTACGAGCCGGAAGAGGCCGGCCCCGGTCGGGACCGCGGGCCAGCTTCCGGGAGCGTCGAGGGGATCGGCGCGCTGAGGGGCGGTGTTCCCGTCGGCGCAGGACAGCCCGGCAGCGGTTCGGTCCGATGCGGCCGCGGCGCGGTACGGCCCCGGCCGACCGGACCGGTGCGCGGCGGAGTCCCGGGCGGAGGCGTCAGCGTCCCGGTCGGAGGCGGTGAGGTGATCGTCGCTACGGGTGGCGCCGGACTCCACCGGTTCCGCTTCGGCGGTTCCGGCAGGTGGCGCGGAGCCCGGCTGAGGGTGCGGCATGACGACGTCTCCTCTCCTGGGGAGGCCGGAGGCCAGGGGTCAGGGGGCTAGCGGGTTGTCGAGGGTGACGTAGACGGACTGGGTGTCGACCGGGCCGACGAGCTCGTCCATACCGTGCAACCGGGTGAGCAGGTTCGCCTTGCAACGCAGCGTCGGGGAGTCGAGCAGCAGCGCGGGCAGCGGGGAGGCGGGGTCCTGACGTGCCGCATCCTGCAGAAAGCGACGGAGCGCGGCGAGCAGCACCGTTTCGTCCGCGAGCTGCTGGGCGCCGAACGCGCCGATGAGTCCGAGAATGTTGTTGATGCCCAGGTAGTAGGCGAAGCGTTCGTCGGTGACGTCGTCCGCGACGAAGGTGTCGCTCTCCACCCCCAGCTCCGGGCCGGGCAGCCGGCGGGTGAGTGCGTCCCGGTGCGAGGTGCGGAAGTAGTACCCCTGGTTGTCCCGGTAGCGTCCGCCCGCGGGCCAGCCGTGTGCGTCCAGGAGTACGAGGGTGTTCTGCTGGTGGGCCTCGAGGGCGATGCCTCCGTGCGCGTCCAGCCAGAGGATCGGCCCCACCACGGTGTCCAGATAGCGCAGGAACCACTCGGCGGCCACCGCGCCGACCGGCCGCCTGGTGTGCCGGGCGAGCGCGTGCACCACGGCTCCGAGCCGGGAGAGCAACGCGTCGGAGGAACCGGGGTTTCCGGGCACGTGAGGGGCGGGGACGGGCGCAGTCAGTCCGGCGACGCACACGGCGTCCTCGCCCGCGCCGAAGGGATTGTGCCGTACGACGGTGTCGAAGCCGGGCACGCGTCCTTCCCCGGGGACGTCGACGCCGAGCCAGGCGGGGTCGCGCACGATGTCGAAGC
It encodes the following:
- a CDS encoding vitamin B12-dependent ribonucleotide reductase, with the translated sequence MTETTSGPARGSRAKGGKAKSGLRIERVHTTPGVHPYDEVNWERRDVVMTNWRDGSINFEQRGVEFPDFWSVNAVNIVTSKYFRGAVGTPQRESSLKQLIDRVVKTYRAAGEEHGYFDSPADAEIFEHELAYAVLHQIFAFNSPVWFNVGTKQPQQVSACFILSVDDSMESILDWYKEEGMIFKGGSGAGLNLSRIRSSKELLSSGGNASGPVSFMRGADASAGTIKSGGATRRAAKMVVLDVDHPDVEAFIDTKVKEEEKIRALRDAGFDMDLGGDDIASVQYQNANNSVRVNDEFMKAVESGSNFALRARMTGEVVEEVDAKKLFHKMAEAAHVCADPGIQYDDTINRWHTSPETGRITASNPCSEYMHLDNSSCNLASLNLMKFLRDDDQGNQSFDAERFAKVTELVITAMDISICFADFPTEKIGETTRAFRQLGIGYANLGALLMATGHAYDSDGGRALAGAITSLMTGTSYKRSAELAAVVGPYEGYARNAEAHRRVMKQHSDANDSAPRTDDLDSPVWAAATEAWQDVQRLGKKNGFRNAQASVLAPTGTIGLMMDCDTTGVEPDLALVKFKKLVGGGSMQIVNNTVPKALKRLGYQPEQVEAIVEHIAEHGNVVDAPGLKPEHYEVFDCAMGERSISPMGHVRMMAAAQPFLSGAISKTVNMPASSTVEDVEEIYLQGWKLGTKALAVYVENSKVGQPLSAKAKEEKKAEAPEPEKVVEYRPVRRRLPKGRPGITTSFTVGGAEGYMTANSYPDDGLGEVFLKMSKQGSTLAGMMDAFSIAVSVGLQYGVPLETYVSKFTNMRFEPAGMTDDTDVRMAQSIVDYIFRRLALDFLPFETRSALGIHSAAERQRHLETGSYEATEDEFDADALAQSAPKAETAAAAEEAKDGKDEQRTATEPEAAAPAPREAHNSTELMEMQLGLNADAPLCFSCGTKMRRAGSCYLCEGCGSTSGCS
- the nrdR gene encoding transcriptional regulator NrdR, with translation MHCPFCRHPDSRVVDSRTADDGAAIRRRRQCPHCSRRFTTVENASLTVIKRSGVTEPFSRDKVIAGVRKACQGRPVTEDALAQLGQRVEEAVRATGSAELSTHDVGLAILGPLQDLDLVAYLRFASVYKAFESLEDFEAAISELREVQSLVPGAQENEAAGECEAPGGSARAGKGRAAGGEARVLPEVPPPAGAGDPAAGPRAGQARGGEGASAAAAAD
- the lexA gene encoding transcriptional repressor LexA; the protein is MTTTADSATITSQNRAAQATAQPIDEIQSVNDAMTAEIPDGQQAKRSLPGRPPGIRADSSGLTDRQRRVIEVIRDSVQRRGYPPSMREIGQAVGLSSTSSVAHQLMALERKGFLRRDPHRPRAYEVRGSDAPSSTQAATDTAGKPSASYVPLVGRIAAGGPILAEESVEDVFPLPRQLVGDGELFVLKVIGDSMVEAAICDGDWVTVRRQPVAENGDIVAAMLDGEATVKRFKREDGHVWLLPHNSSYQPIPGDDATILGKVVAVLRRV
- a CDS encoding ATP-dependent DNA helicase, coding for MSKPAVTELLQAAVTAVKGTERPGQAAMAEAVAEAVEDGRHLLVQAGTGTGKSLGYLVPALAHGERVVVATATLALQRQLVERDLPRTVEALHPLLRRRPEFAMLKGRSNYLCLHRLHEGVPQEEEDGLFDPFESATPTSKLGKDLLRLRDWSDETETGDRDDLKPGVSDRAWGQVSVSSRECLGASKCAYGAECFAEAARERAKLADVIVTNHALLAIDAIEGAPVLPGHEVLIVDEAHELVSRVTGVATGELTPGSVNRAVRRVAKLVDEKAADQLQTASESFERLMELALPGRLEAVPEDLEYALMALRDAGRNCLSALGNTRDSSVQDEDAVRKQAKAAVENIHDVAERILEHSEFDVLWYERHERYGASLRVAPLSVSGLLREKLFTDRSVILTSATLKLGGNFNGVGASLGLAPEGIRGTDAEGKAEDDEVPVWSGLDVGSPFDYRKQGILYVAGHLNPPGRDVQRSDMLDELAELVEAAGGRTLGLFSSMRGARAAAEELRGRLGLPILLQGEETLGELIRRFADDAETCLFGTLSLWQGVDVPGPNCQLVVMDRVPFPRPDDPLMSARQKAVEESGGNGFMAVAATHAALLMAQGAGRLVRATGDRGVVAVLDPRLERARYGGFLRTSMPDFWYTTDRNQVRRSLSAIDEAAKKA
- a CDS encoding IucA/IucC family siderophore biosynthesis protein translates to MSRTSSSSSSHDVAPLSVPAGLERGPEHWARASRRLLAKLIAEFSYEEILQPQSAPGGAPGCYALPVDEELTVRFRARRGAYGHWSVDASSMEPAPDPLSFVSRAGTLLGLSGETAGHYLRELTATLTADAGLLSSELPATALASLGYAELEGHMTGHPWLVANKGRLGFSGSDATHWAPEARTAQPLPWLAVHRRLAQYRGTPRLADAGELYARELGEETRAAFRERLISRGLVPQDYLCMPVHPWQWDETVVPLFAAQVAAQEILPLPTDGDLRLPQQSIRTFLNVSRPDRHTVKLPLAILNTLVWRGLPTDRTLAAPSVTGWVQGLRDQDPFLAEECRVILLGEVASVGVPHPVYEPLGDVPYQYRELLGCIWREPLAPLLDSDERARTLASLIHTDANGNSLTAELVARSGLEPRIWLRHLFAALLPPLLHFLYRYGTVFSPHGENAIVVFDEHDVPTRLAMKDFVDDVNVSAEPVPELDSMPGDVRGVLLSEPPAFLTQFIHSALFVGVFRYLAPLCEVQLGVSERDFWSLVRAEIDRYHARFPVLKPRFETFDLLTPRIERLCLNRNRLHADGYRDRAERPHAAVHGTVRNPLH
- a CDS encoding GNAT family N-acetyltransferase, whose amino-acid sequence is MPHPQPGSAPPAGTAEAEPVESGATRSDDHLTASDRDADASARDSAAHRSGRPGPYRAAAASDRTAAGLSCADGNTAPQRADPLDAPGSWPAVPTGAGLFRLVPVGLPGDLPLLTGWMNDPVVAAFWELPGPERVTEAHVRPQLDGDGRSAPCLGVLDGVPMSYWELYRADLDPLAQYCRVGPHDTGVHLLLGGTAHRGRGLGTLLLRTVADLVLAQRPRCMRVLAEPDVRNAPSLAAFLGAGFRRSAEIELPGKRAALMVRDREPRRAR